AACTCCTCGGCGCGGTGACGGCGGTGGAGGGATCCGATCACCTTGCCGGTGGCCACATCGAGTGCGGCGAACAGGGTGGTGGTGCCGGCGCGAACGTAGTCGTGGGTGGCGCGCTCCGGCACTCCGGGCATCATCGGCAGTACCGGCTGGGACCGGTCCAGGGCCTGGGTGAGTCGGCGGCGGGGATTTCACCCGCCGCCGCTCTCAGAACCGTGCGTAAACCTCTCGGCTTACACGGCTCCCATCGTCCAGTCGTGCACGGTTACGGCGTGACGAGCTTCCAGTGGGCAAAGAGTCCTGGGAACCGTCGCGCGTGACGGCCCAGCGCCTCTCGCGCCCGCGCTCGCTTGTGCCGGAACCGCTTGTACTTGCGGACGAGCCACCGCACCAGATAGTCGTTGATGCGGTTGACCTCGATCTGTCAGCGGTGATCGCTGCCGGGTAGCGTCTTCGGCTCGCCCTGTTTGTCCCGCGTATTGGCGGGTGGGGCCGTCGCGTGTCGCTGCGGCTGCGCCGGGTTCCACGGTCCCGGTGGTGGTGCCGGTCTCTCCTTCCTGGTCTTCGTCGGGGCGGGGTCCGCGCGTCAGGTGACGGCGGAAAGCTCGGTCAGACGCCGCCAGGCCGTGGCGAATGCCCTGGCCCAGGGCCAGTCGGCAGGGAGGCGGAGGTGCCGGCGGCGGGCGTGGTGGGCGAGGCGGGCGGGCAGGTGGTAGATCCGAAAGCGCATGGTGTCGGGTTCGGCGTCGGCGAGGCCGTCCTGGTCGTGGAGGGCCAGGAGACGGAGCCAGGCGTCGAGGTCGGCCGCGAGGTTCGCGGTCAGCATCCAACTCGTGTTGTTCTGCCAGGATTTCGAGGGCAGGTTGTGCAAGCCCATGGCCTTGTTCGTGCGCACGCGGTCTTCGACCACGGCATGGTGGCGGTGCACGGCGTCCAGCCACTGGATCTGGTGGGAGCCGACGACCCGGGTCATCTTGTTGATGTTCGTGGCGATGACCGAGTACTTCCAGCCGGTCTTCTTCTCGAAGTCGGTCAGGTTCGCCAGGTGGCGGCTGGAGGGTCTGACCCGGCGGACGATCAGCCGCAGGCCCCGGCTCCAGCCCTCGCGTCCGTTCAGTCCGCTCAACTCGGCGACGAAGTAGCCCTCCTGGACGCTGCCGTCCTGGTTGAGGGATGCCTCCCACGCTGCCTCGGGCAGTTTCGCGATGGCCTGCTCGTCGGCCTCGGTGATGGTCCAGCCGGTGGTGAAGCGGACCGTGCGCCGACGCGTGTTCAAGCCGAGGAGATGTTCGTGCAGGCCGTGGGTCGCGCCGGCCCCGTCGACCCGCACGAGGATCTTCGCGCGCGAGGAGCCCGGGATCTGGGCGAGCGCATCGGCGAGCACCGCCTTGTGGTCGGCGACCGTGTTCGAGCCCGCGTTGCCGCTCCGCAGCAGCATCGCCAGACACTCGCCGGTGTTCGCGCACCACGCGGCCAGAGGATGAAACCCGAAGCTCTTCTTCCAGGTCGCCGCCGCGCCCTCTTTCTTCGAGGCGGCCGTGATGATCGTTGCGTCCATATCGACGATCACCCAGTGGTGCAGGCGTTTCCCGGCGATGGTCAGCCAGGGAAATCCGCCGGGCCGCAGCGCCAGCCACGACCACACCGTACGGCGGATCCGCGCCCGGGCCCGGTTGATCGCCGCGATCCGGTCGGCGTCACACAGGTTCAGGGTGCGGTGCACCGTGGAGTCCGAGACGCCCGGGCCCATCACCCGCTCATGGTGCCAGGCGAGCTGTCCGGCCTCGGCCACACTGCGGGCGCCGAGCGCGATCGATATCGCCAGGTGGACGAGGACCACTGCCCGGTCCCGCCAGCCCGGACCGCCGGTCGGGAACACCCCGGACAGGGCCCCGGTCAGCCCCGACCGGTCCGCAAGGCGCCGCAGCAACACCACCCCGGCATGCCCGACCAAACCTTTCCCGTCAGCCCTCACGACCAGGCCCCGGTCCCACCCTGTACGCTCGCTCACCAGAAAGGTGTCCTGACTCCTGCACCCGATGCTTCCTCGACAGTCGCATCCTCGCAGTTCAGGGCACCTTTTCTGCTACCGGGCCGTCAGATCATCGAATTCCGCTGACTGTTCAGGGTTGAGGCTGGAACGCAACGCGGTCGGATGGAACCGGCCGAAGTAGTTGATCCAGCCCCGCACGACCGGGTTGATCTCCCGGGCGAGCTGCTCCAGGGTCGTGTCACTGCGCAAGTGCAGCCGCCAACGGCGGATCTGCACCCGGATCAGCTTGGCGGCCTCGTCACTGACCCCCGGATTGAAGCCGAAGAAGTATTCCCCGCGCTTCGTCCGGAGCCTGCGCACGCGAAACCCGTACCCCAGGAACGTGAACGAGGTGTGCTCAGCTGAGCCACGCCTGTTCCTGTCCTTGCAGTACACAATGCGGGTCTTCTGGGGATGCAGCTCCAGACCCCCGCATTCGGCCAGCCGCTCGGCGATGGCCTGACGCACCCGATGCGCCTGGACCTCGTTGCGGCAGTGGACCACCACGTCATCGCAGTACCGCTCGAACTGGATGCCCGGGTGCTCCCGGGCCATCCAGGCATCGAACGCGTAGTGCATGAACAGGTTGGACAACACGGGTGAGACCGCTGAGCCCTGCGGGCTGCCGCGGTCCCGGGCGAGCAGGCTGCCGTCCGGCCGCTGGAGCGGGGCCTTCAGCCACCGCTCCACATACAGCAGGACCCACCGCTGGTCGGTGTGGTGGGCGACCGCCTTGAGGACGAGATCATGATCGAGGTTGTCGAAGAAGCCCCGGATGTCCATATCGATCACCCAGTCCGTTCTCCAGCACCGTTCCCGGCACGCCTCGACCGCGTCCAGTGCGCTACGCCGGGGTCGATAGCCATAGGAATCCGGGTGGAACACAGGCTCCACCAGCGGCTCCAGCACCATCGCCACCACCGTCTGCGCGATTCTGTCCGCGACCGTCGGCACGCCGAGGACCCTGACCCCGCGTCCTCCCGGCTTGTCGATCTCCACCATCCGTACCGGCGGCGGGAAGTAGCAGCCCGATGACATGCGATTCCACAGCTTGTAGAGGTTGCCCCGCAGGTCAGCCTCGAACTGCTCGATCGACTCGCCGTCGACGCCCGCCGCGCCCTTGTTGGCCTTGACCCTCAAGTACGCCTCGAGCACCAGGTGTTTCGAGATCTCGAACGACTTCGATCCGCTCGTCTGGTTCATCCCGGGCACTCCGGTTGGCCACCAAGCAGATCCGGACGATCCGTCCCCTTCGCTCCGCCCGCATTACCGGGCCTCATCGCTACTACGAGACGGTCCGCCCCCGTGCCCCGCATCGGTACTCGACTCCTCGCGGTTTTGTCCGCTTGGGGTTCTCCCTCTCGCCTCCGGCCCAACGGGCCGGCGGCAGTATCGGGGCGACAGGTTCCCACGTTCCATGCAAGAGCCCGGGCCAGACTCGCGCCGCCTCCATGCCGGACGCCATCCGGGCAGTCAGCAGGCTCCCCCCGGACTTGTCCCAGAGCCCAGATCATGCCCCGGTTTCGACGCCACTGAGAAAATTTACGACACGTCATCAGCGGTTCGCTCACGCTCGCCTTTCTGACCCATACCTGACGCGATCGCTGTCGCGCCTTTTGCCGCAGCGCTCACCACCCCGGCACTTAACCGGCGCAGCCTGCGGTGGTTTGGGATCTCCCCCTGCAGGGCGACCCCGGAGGACCTACCTCCATCTCTCACACAGCACCGCTTCCAGAAGCAGCTACCTCAACGCCTCCTTCAGCGTTCGTGGCACACGATCTGCGACTTCTCGTCCACCGCCAGGACCAGGGCGTTCTCTGGCGGGGACAGGTAGATGCCGACCACGTCACGGACCTTGGTCACGAACTGCGGGTCGGTGGACAGCTTCCAGGTCTGCACGATGTGCGGCTTGAGGCCGAACGCCCGCCAGATCCGGGAGACCGCCGACTGCGACATGCCTGCAGCCTGGGCCATCGACCGCGTCGACCAGTGCGAATCCCCCGATGGAGGCGCCTGGTCGAGGGTGCGGGCGACCAGGGATTCGACCTGCTCGTCGGTGATCCTGCGCGGGGCTCCGGAACACGGAGCATCGACCAGCCCCTCAAGACGGTCGGCGGCGAACCGGGACCGCCACTTGCGCACTGTCTCCCGCGAGATGCCGAGCTCCTGCGCGACCTGCGCGTTCGGGCGGCCCTCGGCGCACGCCAGCACGATCTTCGCGCGCAGCACCAGAGCCTGCCCCGCGGTCCGCTTACGCAACCAGCCTCGCAGTACGCGGCGTTCGCGCTCGGACAACTCCAACGACAACGGCTTCGGGCCCGGCATCCCCCAACCCTACAACCACCAATGAACTACCGACTCAGGACACTAGGTGACTGGTGTTAATCGTGTGAGCTCGCGCTGGGTCTTCGTCCTGTGTCAGGCTGCGGGGTGTTGGTCGCTGGGTGTGGGGAGAGGTTGAGCGATGGCAGTGGGCCGGACTCCGATGCAGCCGGGGTTGCTCTCCTCCACAGTGGGTTTCTGCGAGGGTCGGCTGGCGCCGAACTCGATCTACGCGGTGCTGCACCGCGAGTGCCGGGCGTTGTTCCCCGATGAGATGTTCGCCGATCTGTTCGCCGAGGACGGCCGCAGGTCGGTGCCGCCGATGATCGTGGCGGTCGTGATGGTCCTGCAGCGTCTGGAGGGTTTGTCCGATCGCGAGGCGGTCGAGCGGTTCGCGTTCGATGTGCGCTGGAAGTACGCCGCCGGCGGGCTGGACTTCGACCATCCGGGGTTCGTGCACACCGTGCTGGTCGACATGCGGGCGAGGCTTGCCGCTTCCGCCCGGCCGAACCGGATCTTCGAGCGGACGGTAGAGGTTGCTGCACAGGCCGGACTGGTCGGCCGCAGGAGGGTGCTGGACTCGGCACCGATCTATGACGCGGTGGCCACGCAGGACACCATCACGCTGATCCGTTCGGCCATCCGCGGCCTGCTGCGGGCGGCCGATCACGTGCTGCGGGCCGAGCTGCGGGCGGTGATCTCCAGCGGGGACGCCTACACCAGCACGGACAAGCCGGTCATCGACTGGACGGACGCGGCCGAGCGGGAAGCCCTCATCGATTCGCGGGCCCGTGACGGGTTCGCGCTGCTGACCGTGCTGGACGGCCGGGCCGTGCCCGGGGATGTGGGCCAGGCCGCGCGGTTGCTGGCCACCGTGCTGGGCCAGGACCTGGAGCAGGACGGGGGCGTCTTCAAGATCGCCCGCAAGGTGGCCGCGGACCGGGTCATCTCCACGGTTGATCCCGAGGCCCGGCACGGCCACAAGACCGTCCGCCGGTCCTTCGACGGTTACAAGGGTCATGTGGCCGAGGAACCCGACAGCGAGGTCATCACCGCGACCGAGGTCACGGCGGGCAACGCCGGCGATGCCGAGCCCGCCGCCGACCTGCTCGCCGACGTTCTCCAACCACCTGCCGCCGAGCAGGCAGACCAGGCGCGGGCCGAAGTCTACGGCGACGCCGCTTACGGGACCGGGCCGCTGCTGGCCGAGCTGGACGACGCGGGCGCCCGGGTGATGGTCAAGGTGCAGGCGGCCAACGCGCCCGGTGGGCGGTTCTCCAAGGACGCCTTCACCATCGATCTGGAGGCAGGGCAGGTCACCTGCCCGAACCAGGTGACCGCCGCGATCCGCCCGAAGTCTGATGGCGGTGGGACGGCCTGCTTCAAGACCGCCTGCGCCGCCTGCCCCCTTGCGGCGCAGTGCACTACCGCCAGGAACGGACGCGTCATCACCATCGGCCCTCACGAAGAAGGGACCTGTCCCCGAGTGGTGGACACCTCTGAGCCCGGCCCCGCCAGGGGCCGGGTAGGAGGCATCTTTTATGGTGATGAAGGTCTACTCGCCCGAGTTCAAGGCGGACGCTGTCGCGCTGTACCTGTCGGACCCGAGCCACACCTTCGAGGGCATCGGCAAAGATCTGGGGATCAGCCGCGAGACGCTGCGTAACTGGGTGCGGGCCGAACGGGCCCGCCGCGGCGGGGGCAGCACGACGAGCACGGAGAAGAGCACGGTGGATTCCCCGCCGACGGCCGAGGAGCTTCAGGCCGAGAACGAGGCCCTGCGCCGGGAGCTGGCGGCAGCCCGCAAGGAGATGCAGAAACTCGCCACCGAACGGGACATTCTCCGCAAGGCGACGAAGTTTTTCGCACAAGAGATGACCTGGTGACCAGCCGCTTCCAGTTCATCGAGGACCACCACCGCGCCTGGAGCGTGAAGCGGTTGTGTCACGTGCTGGAGGTCGCCCGCTCCAGCTTCTACAAGTGGCGGGCGGGCCGCCAGGCCCGTGCCGCGCGTGAGCGGGCCGATACCGCGCTCGCGATGCGGATCAGGGCCGTGCACACCGAATGGGACGGCACCTACGGCCGCCCCCGCATCACCGCCGAGCTCCGAGACGAAGGCGAGCCGGTGAACCACAAGCGCGTCGGACGGGTCATGCGGAAGTTCGGCATCGCCGGGCTGCGGCTGCGCAAGCGGCAGGTCACCACGGTGCCCGAGCCGTCCGCCACCCGAGTGCCGGACCTGCTGGGGCGTGACTTCACCGCGAGTGCGCCGAACACCAAGTACGTCGGGGACATCACCTACCTGCCGGTGGGCGACGGCGAGTTCCTGTATCTGGCGACGGTGATCGACTGCTTCTCACGCCGCCTGGTGGGCTGGTCGCTCGCCGACCACATGCGCACCTCGCTCGTCACCGACGCACTCCGGGCCGCCGAAGCGACCCGCGGCAGCCTGGCCGGCGCCGTCTTCCACAGCGATCACGGAGCCCAGTACACGTCCCGCGAATTCGCCCATTTCTGCACAGAGTTGGGAGTGCGGCAGTCCATGGGCGCGATCGGTACGAGCGCGGACAACGCACTCGCCGAGTCGTTCAACGCCGCCCTCAAACGCGAGACGCTCCGTGGCGCCCGCCGCTTCGACGGAGCCCACGACTGCCGCCTGACGGTCTTCCGCTGGACCACCCGCTACAACACCCGGCGACGGCACTCGGCGAACGAACAAAAGGCACCGAACGTCTACGAACAGCAGTCAGCTACCCTGACACTCGCTGCATAACAACACGAACAGGTGTCCACTCCGCGGG
This DNA window, taken from Streptomyces sp. SCSIO 30461, encodes the following:
- a CDS encoding IS1380 family transposase yields the protein MSERTGWDRGLVVRADGKGLVGHAGVVLLRRLADRSGLTGALSGVFPTGGPGWRDRAVVLVHLAISIALGARSVAEAGQLAWHHERVMGPGVSDSTVHRTLNLCDADRIAAINRARARIRRTVWSWLALRPGGFPWLTIAGKRLHHWVIVDMDATIITAASKKEGAAATWKKSFGFHPLAAWCANTGECLAMLLRSGNAGSNTVADHKAVLADALAQIPGSSRAKILVRVDGAGATHGLHEHLLGLNTRRRTVRFTTGWTITEADEQAIAKLPEAAWEASLNQDGSVQEGYFVAELSGLNGREGWSRGLRLIVRRVRPSSRHLANLTDFEKKTGWKYSVIATNINKMTRVVGSHQIQWLDAVHRHHAVVEDRVRTNKAMGLHNLPSKSWQNNTSWMLTANLAADLDAWLRLLALHDQDGLADAEPDTMRFRIYHLPARLAHHARRRHLRLPADWPWARAFATAWRRLTELSAVT
- the ltrA gene encoding group II intron reverse transcriptase/maturase; the protein is MNQTSGSKSFEISKHLVLEAYLRVKANKGAAGVDGESIEQFEADLRGNLYKLWNRMSSGCYFPPPVRMVEIDKPGGRGVRVLGVPTVADRIAQTVVAMVLEPLVEPVFHPDSYGYRPRRSALDAVEACRERCWRTDWVIDMDIRGFFDNLDHDLVLKAVAHHTDQRWVLLYVERWLKAPLQRPDGSLLARDRGSPQGSAVSPVLSNLFMHYAFDAWMAREHPGIQFERYCDDVVVHCRNEVQAHRVRQAIAERLAECGGLELHPQKTRIVYCKDRNRRGSAEHTSFTFLGYGFRVRRLRTKRGEYFFGFNPGVSDEAAKLIRVQIRRWRLHLRSDTTLEQLAREINPVVRGWINYFGRFHPTALRSSLNPEQSAEFDDLTAR
- a CDS encoding IS630 family transposase: MPGPKPLSLELSERERRVLRGWLRKRTAGQALVLRAKIVLACAEGRPNAQVAQELGISRETVRKWRSRFAADRLEGLVDAPCSGAPRRITDEQVESLVARTLDQAPPSGDSHWSTRSMAQAAGMSQSAVSRIWRAFGLKPHIVQTWKLSTDPQFVTKVRDVVGIYLSPPENALVLAVDEKSQIVCHER
- a CDS encoding transposase — protein: MAVGRTPMQPGLLSSTVGFCEGRLAPNSIYAVLHRECRALFPDEMFADLFAEDGRRSVPPMIVAVVMVLQRLEGLSDREAVERFAFDVRWKYAAGGLDFDHPGFVHTVLVDMRARLAASARPNRIFERTVEVAAQAGLVGRRRVLDSAPIYDAVATQDTITLIRSAIRGLLRAADHVLRAELRAVISSGDAYTSTDKPVIDWTDAAEREALIDSRARDGFALLTVLDGRAVPGDVGQAARLLATVLGQDLEQDGGVFKIARKVAADRVISTVDPEARHGHKTVRRSFDGYKGHVAEEPDSEVITATEVTAGNAGDAEPAADLLADVLQPPAAEQADQARAEVYGDAAYGTGPLLAELDDAGARVMVKVQAANAPGGRFSKDAFTIDLEAGQVTCPNQVTAAIRPKSDGGGTACFKTACAACPLAAQCTTARNGRVITIGPHEEGTCPRVVDTSEPGPARGRVGGIFYGDEGLLARVQGGRCRAVPVGPEPHLRGHRQRSGDQPRDAA
- a CDS encoding IS3 family transposase (programmed frameshift) is translated as MKVYSPEFKADAVALYLSDPSHTFEGIGKDLGISRETLRNWVRAERARRGGGSTTSTEKSTVDSPPTAEELQAENEALRRELAAARKEMQKLATERDILRKATKFFRTRDDLVTSRFQFIEDHHRAWSVKRLCHVLEVARSSFYKWRAGRQARAARERADTALAMRIRAVHTEWDGTYGRPRITAELRDEGEPVNHKRVGRVMRKFGIAGLRLRKRQVTTVPEPSATRVPDLLGRDFTASAPNTKYVGDITYLPVGDGEFLYLATVIDCFSRRLVGWSLADHMRTSLVTDALRAAEATRGSLAGAVFHSDHGAQYTSREFAHFCTELGVRQSMGAIGTSADNALAESFNAALKRETLRGARRFDGAHDCRLTVFRWTTRYNTRRRHSANEQKAPNVYEQQSATLTLAA